From the genome of Uranotaenia lowii strain MFRU-FL chromosome 1, ASM2978415v1, whole genome shotgun sequence, one region includes:
- the LOC129737931 gene encoding uncharacterized protein LOC129737931 isoform X1, whose translation MRLTRLFYTTLLIGILQINHPPKSLVQCEKSSRDKCSKALEIVVADDQVEVVKAISPGEGGGGGGGGGGGGNNGGVISELEKRESDPDQVALESVDQDHQGSATSVHSQQSFPQHIPLSIGLGPQSLGPPPPPPQHGPPHGPPHGAPHHGPHGPPQHHGHGPGPGRNNPYILGQPHGLAPPPPLPAAHAYHGPPPPPPKHHPLDLGTAAAEKQLYGVPTLASNDLWASPLQDMPKIVSLDVKCEKQGMKVFVQFDKPFFGIIFSKGHYSNINCVHLPAGLGKTSATFDIGINACGTAGNIDNALYNGYSGADSGAGSYFENIIVLQYDPQVQEVWDQARKLRCTWHDQYEKSVTFRPFPVDMLDVIRADFAGDNVGCWMQIQVGKGPWASEVSGLVKIGQTMTMVLAIKDDDSKFDMLVRNCMAHDGKRAPIQLVDQRGCVTRPKLMSRFTKIKNFGASASVLSYAHFQAFKFPDSMEVHFQCTIQICRFQCPEQCTDPGNLDVHHLSGGPEHQQYGPPPPPPQSLDAHVFANRKRDDRRIRRTRATGDADDKEDVGMKRIIRVVSPGDLTFPIGSQNSTNDSTMIFPARDEGLICMTTPGFTVTIVILLSILLGSCVTSAVLCIRLKPFPFSATARKERAVAFTNPRLSPSTASIVSSGPSSMVSGTLKSTKSMKSRNFYS comes from the exons ATTGTGGTGGCCGATGATCAGGTCGAAGTGGTCAAAGCGATTAGCCCCGGCGAAGGAGGAGGTGGCGGTGGAGGTGGAGGTGGAGGTGGCAACAATGGTGGAGTCATAAGCGAACTAGAGAAACGGGAAAGTGATCCCGATCAGGTGGCACTGGAATCCGTTGATCAGGATCATCAGGGATCGGCTACATCGGTACACTCGCAACAGTCCTTCCCGCAGCACATTCCCCTGTCGATAGGGCTAGGGCCTCAGTCGCTGGGACCGCCACCTCCACCACCACAGCATGGTCCTCCGCATGGGCCGCCACATGGAGCTCCGCATCATGGACCTCATGGACCGCCGCAACATCACGGACACGGTCCAGGTCCCGGAAGGA ATAACCCGTACATCCTAGGTCAGCCTCATGGGCTGGCACCTCCCCCGCCTCTACCGGCAGCCCATGCCTACCACGGACCACCTCCGCCACCGCCCAAGCATCACCCATTGGATCTGGGAACGGCCGCTGCCGAGAAGCAACTGTACGGTGTCCCCACCCTAGCCAGCAACGATCTTTGGGCCTCACCGCTGCAGGACATGCCCAAAATCGTTTCCCTCGACGTGAAGTGCGAGAAGCAGGGTATGAAGGTGTTTGTCCAGTTCGACAAACCCTTCTTCGGAATTATCTTTTCGAAGGGTCACTACAGCAACATTAACTGTGTCCATCTGCCGGCCGGATTAGGGAAGACCTCGGCTACCTTTGATATTGGAATAAATGCCTGTGGAACGGCTGGAAACATCGACAATGCTTTGTACAACGGGTATTCCGGAGCGGACTCCGGTGCTGGATCCTACTTTGAGAATATTATTGTGCTGCAGTACGATCCTCAGGTGCAGGAAGTTTGGGATCAGGCCCGTAAGCTGCGGTGTACCTGGCATGATCAGTACGAGAAGAGTGTGACCTTTAGGCCATTCCCGGTGGATATGTTGGATGTGATTCGGGCAGACTTCGCTGGAGACAATGTGGGTTGCTGGATGCAGATTCAGGTTGGCAAGGGTCCGTGGGCTTCGGAGGTGTCGGGATTGGTGAAGATCGGACAAACTATGACCATGGTTTTGGCGATTAAGGATGACGACAGCAAGTTCGATATGCTAGTGCGAAATTGTATGGCCCACGATGGCAAGCGGGCCCCGATACAGCTGGTCGATCAACGAGGTTGCGTAACGAGGCCGAAGCTGATGTCACGGTTTACGAAGATCAAGAACTTTGGAGCGAGCGCTTCGGTGCTTTCGTATGCACACTTCCAGGCCTTCAAGTTCCCCGATTCAATGGAAGTTCACTTCCAGTGTACGATACAGATTTGTAGGTTCCAGTGTCCGGAACAGTGTACCGATCCGGGTAACTTGGATGTTCATCATTTATCTGGAGGTCCCGAACATCAACAGTATGGTCCACCGCCACCACCTCCGCAATCGCTCGATGCTCACGTTTTTGCCAACCGGAAGCGAGATGATCGACGAATTCGTCGAACTCGTGCCACTGGAGATGCCGACGATAAGGAAGATGTTGGTATGAAACGAATTATCCGAGTTGTGTCCCCGGGAGATCTGACGTTCCCGATCGGTAGTCAAAACTCCACCAATGATAGCACCATGATCTTCCCGGCTAGAGATGAAGGTCTGATATGTATGACCACGCCTGGTTTTACTGTCACCATTGTGATCCTGCTTTCGATTCTTCTCGGCTCGTGTGTAACTTCAGCCGTTCTCTGTATACGACTTAAGCCTTTCCCATTTTCCGCTACGGCTCGGAAAGAACGGGCGGTAGCCTTCACGAATCCACGTCTGAGTCCTTCGACGGCTTCGATTGTGTCCAGCGGACCAAGCTCAATGGTTAGCGGTACCCTCAAGTCTACCAAATCCATGAAATCGAGGAACTTCTACTCGTAA
- the LOC129737931 gene encoding uncharacterized protein LOC129737931 isoform X2 — translation MRLTRLFYTTLLIGILQIVVADDQVEVVKAISPGEGGGGGGGGGGGGNNGGVISELEKRESDPDQVALESVDQDHQGSATSVHSQQSFPQHIPLSIGLGPQSLGPPPPPPQHGPPHGPPHGAPHHGPHGPPQHHGHGPGPGRNNPYILGQPHGLAPPPPLPAAHAYHGPPPPPPKHHPLDLGTAAAEKQLYGVPTLASNDLWASPLQDMPKIVSLDVKCEKQGMKVFVQFDKPFFGIIFSKGHYSNINCVHLPAGLGKTSATFDIGINACGTAGNIDNALYNGYSGADSGAGSYFENIIVLQYDPQVQEVWDQARKLRCTWHDQYEKSVTFRPFPVDMLDVIRADFAGDNVGCWMQIQVGKGPWASEVSGLVKIGQTMTMVLAIKDDDSKFDMLVRNCMAHDGKRAPIQLVDQRGCVTRPKLMSRFTKIKNFGASASVLSYAHFQAFKFPDSMEVHFQCTIQICRFQCPEQCTDPGNLDVHHLSGGPEHQQYGPPPPPPQSLDAHVFANRKRDDRRIRRTRATGDADDKEDVGMKRIIRVVSPGDLTFPIGSQNSTNDSTMIFPARDEGLICMTTPGFTVTIVILLSILLGSCVTSAVLCIRLKPFPFSATARKERAVAFTNPRLSPSTASIVSSGPSSMVSGTLKSTKSMKSRNFYS, via the exons ATTGTGGTGGCCGATGATCAGGTCGAAGTGGTCAAAGCGATTAGCCCCGGCGAAGGAGGAGGTGGCGGTGGAGGTGGAGGTGGAGGTGGCAACAATGGTGGAGTCATAAGCGAACTAGAGAAACGGGAAAGTGATCCCGATCAGGTGGCACTGGAATCCGTTGATCAGGATCATCAGGGATCGGCTACATCGGTACACTCGCAACAGTCCTTCCCGCAGCACATTCCCCTGTCGATAGGGCTAGGGCCTCAGTCGCTGGGACCGCCACCTCCACCACCACAGCATGGTCCTCCGCATGGGCCGCCACATGGAGCTCCGCATCATGGACCTCATGGACCGCCGCAACATCACGGACACGGTCCAGGTCCCGGAAGGA ATAACCCGTACATCCTAGGTCAGCCTCATGGGCTGGCACCTCCCCCGCCTCTACCGGCAGCCCATGCCTACCACGGACCACCTCCGCCACCGCCCAAGCATCACCCATTGGATCTGGGAACGGCCGCTGCCGAGAAGCAACTGTACGGTGTCCCCACCCTAGCCAGCAACGATCTTTGGGCCTCACCGCTGCAGGACATGCCCAAAATCGTTTCCCTCGACGTGAAGTGCGAGAAGCAGGGTATGAAGGTGTTTGTCCAGTTCGACAAACCCTTCTTCGGAATTATCTTTTCGAAGGGTCACTACAGCAACATTAACTGTGTCCATCTGCCGGCCGGATTAGGGAAGACCTCGGCTACCTTTGATATTGGAATAAATGCCTGTGGAACGGCTGGAAACATCGACAATGCTTTGTACAACGGGTATTCCGGAGCGGACTCCGGTGCTGGATCCTACTTTGAGAATATTATTGTGCTGCAGTACGATCCTCAGGTGCAGGAAGTTTGGGATCAGGCCCGTAAGCTGCGGTGTACCTGGCATGATCAGTACGAGAAGAGTGTGACCTTTAGGCCATTCCCGGTGGATATGTTGGATGTGATTCGGGCAGACTTCGCTGGAGACAATGTGGGTTGCTGGATGCAGATTCAGGTTGGCAAGGGTCCGTGGGCTTCGGAGGTGTCGGGATTGGTGAAGATCGGACAAACTATGACCATGGTTTTGGCGATTAAGGATGACGACAGCAAGTTCGATATGCTAGTGCGAAATTGTATGGCCCACGATGGCAAGCGGGCCCCGATACAGCTGGTCGATCAACGAGGTTGCGTAACGAGGCCGAAGCTGATGTCACGGTTTACGAAGATCAAGAACTTTGGAGCGAGCGCTTCGGTGCTTTCGTATGCACACTTCCAGGCCTTCAAGTTCCCCGATTCAATGGAAGTTCACTTCCAGTGTACGATACAGATTTGTAGGTTCCAGTGTCCGGAACAGTGTACCGATCCGGGTAACTTGGATGTTCATCATTTATCTGGAGGTCCCGAACATCAACAGTATGGTCCACCGCCACCACCTCCGCAATCGCTCGATGCTCACGTTTTTGCCAACCGGAAGCGAGATGATCGACGAATTCGTCGAACTCGTGCCACTGGAGATGCCGACGATAAGGAAGATGTTGGTATGAAACGAATTATCCGAGTTGTGTCCCCGGGAGATCTGACGTTCCCGATCGGTAGTCAAAACTCCACCAATGATAGCACCATGATCTTCCCGGCTAGAGATGAAGGTCTGATATGTATGACCACGCCTGGTTTTACTGTCACCATTGTGATCCTGCTTTCGATTCTTCTCGGCTCGTGTGTAACTTCAGCCGTTCTCTGTATACGACTTAAGCCTTTCCCATTTTCCGCTACGGCTCGGAAAGAACGGGCGGTAGCCTTCACGAATCCACGTCTGAGTCCTTCGACGGCTTCGATTGTGTCCAGCGGACCAAGCTCAATGGTTAGCGGTACCCTCAAGTCTACCAAATCCATGAAATCGAGGAACTTCTACTCGTAA